The Leptidea sinapis chromosome 36, ilLepSina1.1, whole genome shotgun sequence genomic interval AGctatatatatcatatgtatgttagaccataaggtatttattttatgggccttgtagcctaaaataaaggaattattattgtttaatgaTCACCAGACACAAACATGaatatgaaaaatgaaaaaatatttatttgagtaacaaaaatggtacaaacataatagtgaatgtgaccttctattaagcGAGGAACACTTGCGCCAGAAGGCCACACTCTTCcgtatcaattaatattaacagtaccaaaaactagggatcacaaatatataaatctaatatataaaattctcgtgtcatggtgttaaactttgaactcctccgaaacggcttgaccgattctcatgaaattttgagtgcatattgggtaggtctgagaatcggacaacatctatttttcatctccttaaatgttaagggtggtccacacgatttttttttaaatttgtttgattatgagtcagcattaaaaaatacatacaacttcaaattttcacccatctacgatcaacagttacttttgtatcgcgattttaatatcggcaatacaacgtttgctgggtcagctagtagtctataaaaatataatataacaaaagaaaaatattatacgcaGTGTGTCCGTGTATGTGCATGTGTGTGCGTGGTTTGATGTGTGTGATTGTTTCGTAAAACACTAATTATTAACAAGGTATACCTAAAGTTTACTCCGTGTTGTTAAATAGCACTTCCATTAAAACATAATTCATAGATCTCAACCATGTGGTTAAACTTCGTCTACATTCCACTTTATTAAGAGTATGAATCTCGAGTTTTTCATTCATAAGGTTATAAACATGTTCCGATTGTTTCGTGAACTGTCGCATTGCAAAACTGGTCTTAACACTAGTTGTCTCAATAATAACAtgttttttccatttttttaagGTATGGAGGATCAGGGATTAACGCCTCGAAATTTAGCTAGAAtgtgattatttgtgaaatccaagatggccgctgcgtaaaactataataactacataatggatatcgttAGCAAGGTTCTTGGAGTGGTTGACAtcgaaattattatattgatttttgaaatgaaaacttctgtAGCGGCGTTGAGTACTTTTTGGATGAGTTAACGTTAAACTCGTCTTCGTTAGGatacgtgacctgatcgaaaatatcgtaaactttttaatgtaaaataagcgTAATAgatctgaagtgttaaattttttatgtaatataaattctcaTTTCTGTGTATGataattgataaattaatattgtatttatgtactgataaataaagcaattcgtgcgaaattattccctaactatttcaaaatattcaaaaaagcacaagttaatgttcaagttttcacttctgccggagTGCAacacgttatttttttttattaaatatacatgtgggcaagactaggtataggTACggaaataaaaagattttgttcacaataaagtattataatttatcaaacTTCATTCATcacatacaataattatattaatcttaAAACTAAGTCGGTAGTGTAGTGTGTCATCACGCGAGGCGCGGGTCGGCGTGGAGTGTGCGTCAGGCCGACAGGTCGCCGTGGTCGAACAGGTCCTGGTCGTAGAGCGCGGCCCGCACGGTGCGCCCGCCGAAGTAACGGCCCTCGAGCGCTGCGGCCGCCGCGCTTGCCTCTGTGGACGCGACACGAGCGGACGTGAGTACGATATaggaacactagaaataactacaagttTATAGTGTCCCCTACTagactataaaataaacaattctttgcatgcaatagtattatattttacaataaattaccaaaaagtgtatctgaattatcaataaataaatttaaatcttttattaaacgcagacttatgtcgaaggcttattacagtattgaagattacgtgaacgatattacaatgtggaattgaatatgtattatagttgttttgttttatggattttatggttcttATCTTGtcttgtattgttttactagattgcatttttttaaatatatatgtttaaacttttgtgtaattaatatgtatttgaattgtTCATTTAGTGATTGTcattgacgagcaatcttttgatttttatgccaataaaatatttttgacttgacttgacttcACCGCTCACCTTCCGGCTCGTTGAACTCCACGAAGATCTTGACATGCGCGTGCAGCGGGTCGTCGTGCTCGCTCTGCCGCTCGTTGTAGATCACGACTCGCGCCACGCGGCCCCACTTGGCACACTCGTCGCGGATCTCGTGGTGCAGCGCCTCGTCCACGTCGCGCGCCGACACCATGTTGCGCAGCAGCACGGTGCGGGACGCGCGGCGCCGCATGAGCCGCTGCATCACCAGGTGGCGCGCCGACTGCCCCGAGATGGACAGCGACTCCTGCTGCTGCAGCGTGTCGGGCGacgcggccagcagcttgcgcTGCAGAGCCTGCTGCTCCTCGGCGCCGCTGTCCACTGCGGCCGCCGCACCGGCGGGCACGACACTGGCGCCGCTGGCCCCGACCGGCGGTTCACCCTGAAGCATGCATGATAATGATGTGCATATGCTTTGAAGAATCAATACACAGTCATAAAAtaggttaaaaattaataaatctattaataaaaaattgttttagtaGCTATAGACATATGTTGCTGTATGCTTTTAAAGAACCAGTTTATCCACAAACTAGAACGTTCTGAATAATGCTGTAGGTGCTAAGTGACAGGATTTCAAATCATTATATCGACCGAATATAAGTTTTCGAACAATATATGGAGTGTTCTTGGAAGATTTAAACAGGAACGTATCTGCATCACGGAGCTCATGGCACTGTCTTTCAAGGTAGAATATTTAGGCAATATTGAAATGGCTACAACCACTTTGACACGAAAGGTATAAATACTCCATCCAAATCCTTTCAGATAGCAACACAGAACGTATAAACTGTATAAAACATCATTATCATGTCCTACATTATATGCAACTGTCACTGTCCTGATGGAGGTATGTGATAACAGTAACGAAATAACTATGCAGTTGATCGAACATCATAGCAGCTCAAGAGGTAACAATGCTGCTGACAAACTAGTCAGGAGAGAGGCTCGGTAATGACAGAAATTGGATCTGAATAAATAGTACCCCTTCCGTCTGGATGGCCAGCTTCTAGTTATAAGGCAACACACCAAGGAGCTACATACTGAATGAAGGTGAGTAGACACAGGCAGGCGAAAGAAACTCTACCATGCATAGACCACAAGCGCATGttaaataacacaaaataatatgGGTCACAGCATTTTTTTACAAGCATCTGTTTAATTATGGTGTCACAGACAAGGCTGAGTAGGGGTTGTATGTATATAGAAGAGACATTGTTGAGTGTGGAGAAGTGGCAACTTACCATAGCAAATATTTTGAGGTCACCAAGGACTCTCCCCAAGGATATGATTGACTTTAGAGGTTTGTACAAATACCTTGAGGAGTCGGAACGGCAAAATAAACCCCAGAGAATAGACCCTGAACACCTCCTGCCTATAGACATTTGTTTTCATTATTCCATGTGTGTGTAGGCTAGTgtatttggatttttttattttcttcttcttctatttAGTCTTACCAATAAAATATTCAGTTACATAGTGACATTAGATTGTAGGTCAAGCGAACAGATACTTTGTTTTAGTTTACAGATGATTTGCAGCACAGGAGATTTGTGTTTTCAACTCTCTGTCAGTTACATTAAGATAGGGTTAGGGTCTTTGTCACTAAAATCGAAGTGTTAGTTGTTAAGTACCTTGTACGGCCAAGCAATCAATGTGTCAATCCTTTCACAGCTCAAGATAAAAACCCGTCTGTCCACGATATGCCACCCACGAATTCTTTCTAATTTGGCCACATAAGCCTAGAGAAAttgatcgtagttgggaacACAAATGGCAAGCGAGCCCGAGTTTGATTTCCTACCAGATGGACAgaccaaataaaagactccaggTTTAACTCCATCGTCAGGTCCGCGATGGGCAGAAGCCGATGGAAACTAATAGTTCACTATAAGTGTGGACCACTTGttgatgaccacgatcctcagtcacgagggaacgactagagagagagttatacaaatgatttaagttttctttagtgttacttccgccaatatttgtttttaagcattcaacacgtgtttcgcctctacacgaggcatcctcaggacgtgttgtctcgccaaaatctggtaaCTTTTTGATAACAAAGAGACAAATATAATTagggatttccgcaaagtaacgcctacttcaataatttttttttttgggagaGAGTTGTTAAGTCCGCACCTGGTTGAGCGGTGGCCGCGCGACTGGTGGCGGCGGAATGACAACGCCGGGCGGCGGGATGACGGCGGGCAGCGTTGGCAGCACTGCGGGAAGCACGGCGGGCAGCACGGCGGGAAGTGCAGCGGGAAGTGCGGCCGCCAGTGTGGGCAGCGCGGCGGCGGGCGGCACGCCCAGCGCCGACAGCTTGGTGAGGCCCAGCGCCACGGCGTTGCTGGCCACGGCGTCCATGGCCTGGATCTTGGCAGTGGCAGCGGCAGCGGCCACGGCAGCCGCGGTAGGCATGGCGCCCGCGCTAGCTGGCCCCAGCAGTGCATTAGGCGGCGTGATGGCGCGCCCCACGCGCAGGTACTGGCCTGCACACACGAGACACTCACGCTACAGGCACTGCAAACTTCATAAATTAGTTGAAAATAAAGTAAGTTATATATGTAGTCTTTATTTGCGAACACTGTCACCAAATATTTGTCCCACAATTTAGTTCAACACCCTTTGTATCAATACGTTTGTAGCACTAGTTGTATGCTGTATGTCCAAATtgactttagtttttttttttatagatgagTATCTTGTTATCAATTGACAACTATGAGTGTCTATCCACCACCCATTGAAGACATCTATACTTTAAATTGATCTTATCATTTTTTCATGTGTTTCTGCCAGGTGAGTCTGCAATCCAGATGTATACATTCATCTTCCACTCCTAGTCAGAGTGGAACTATACAAATTTGGTTACACCCCAGAGGCAGCAATCTAGCATTTAGCAAGTTAATCCTCTAT includes:
- the LOC126975560 gene encoding poly(U)-binding-splicing factor half pint isoform X1, translated to MELFQSAPLVQTGVAMAVGGSAVPGLAASVPAPAPVYDLQQVGDVHAGGGARWSALPAILGGALPRLSSDQVEAVARAKKYAMEQSIKMVLMKQTLAHQQQQMASQRTQVQRQQALALMCRVYVGSISFELKEDTIRQAFLPFGPIKSINMSWDPVTQKHKGFAFVEYEIPEAAQLSLEQMNGVMLGGRNIKVVGRPSNMPQAQAVIDEIQEEAKQYNRIYVASVHPELTEDDIKNVFEAFGPITYCKLAYGSSAHKHKGYGFIEYATLPAALEAIASMNLFDLGGQYLRVGRAITPPNALLGPASAGAMPTAAAVAAAAATAKIQAMDAVASNAVALGLTKLSALGVPPAAALPTLAAALPAALPAVLPAVLPAVLPTLPAVIPPPGVVIPPPPVARPPLNQGEPPVGASGASVVPAGAAAAVDSGAEEQQALQRKLLAASPDTLQQQESLSISGQSARHLVMQRLMRRRASRTVLLRNMVSARDVDEALHHEIRDECAKWGRVARVVIYNERQSEHDDPLHAHVKIFVEFNEPEEASAAAAALEGRYFGGRTVRAALYDQDLFDHGDLSA
- the LOC126975560 gene encoding poly(U)-binding-splicing factor half pint isoform X2 — encoded protein: MEQSIKMVLMKQTLAHQQQQMASQRTQVQRQQALALMCRVYVGSISFELKEDTIRQAFLPFGPIKSINMSWDPVTQKHKGFAFVEYEIPEAAQLSLEQMNGVMLGGRNIKVVGRPSNMPQAQAVIDEIQEEAKQYNRIYVASVHPELTEDDIKNVFEAFGPITYCKLAYGSSAHKHKGYGFIEYATLPAALEAIASMNLFDLGGQYLRVGRAITPPNALLGPASAGAMPTAAAVAAAAATAKIQAMDAVASNAVALGLTKLSALGVPPAAALPTLAAALPAALPAVLPAVLPAVLPTLPAVIPPPGVVIPPPPVARPPLNQGEPPVGASGASVVPAGAAAAVDSGAEEQQALQRKLLAASPDTLQQQESLSISGQSARHLVMQRLMRRRASRTVLLRNMVSARDVDEALHHEIRDECAKWGRVARVVIYNERQSEHDDPLHAHVKIFVEFNEPEEASAAAAALEGRYFGGRTVRAALYDQDLFDHGDLSA